In Paenarthrobacter nicotinovorans, one DNA window encodes the following:
- a CDS encoding APC family permease, with amino-acid sequence MQSSSSDITGTSADGGQAPPPQDIAHADLQLGHLTGPQVMGLSISSFIPAVGLSAVPAFLAAYTGRSSWLAMAASVVAFTIIGLFVTAFARRFIGTGSLYSYIRHVFGSWSPLVIAAAMVPGYIVVVMVLVVSLGLYVGSFLMSVGVSSAAGPEIQLVIYVLAALIAMGIAYRGLDVSVRSSVILTVVSVPVMLVITVATAFGGNVDLASQLSLSDFTFNSFLQGLAIGSTFFIGFESSAALGAETRNPTRAIPRAIMVIPVVLGMAFLAATVIQVPTLVDSADQLALGVSPNAVLAEAAGVGFLSNISDLVLAAAVFASLIGFFNYGSRVVVSAASDGLLPSALTKVSKRYKSPLAAIAFLGVPSLVGPPVMLWLTSSTPLEIYGYIATLLVYFWVIPYFLICIGGAVLLNRLSPRKSVLVNIGAALASATVLWLYVNGILYPAPGPLSALPYVMIGTVAVFLVGFVASVRSKRRTSISA; translated from the coding sequence TTGCAATCTTCTTCTTCTGATATCACAGGAACATCGGCGGACGGTGGCCAAGCACCACCTCCTCAAGATATAGCCCATGCAGATCTACAGTTGGGACACCTCACCGGCCCGCAGGTGATGGGGCTTTCAATATCCTCTTTTATTCCCGCCGTCGGTCTTTCAGCAGTCCCCGCTTTCCTCGCCGCCTACACAGGGCGTTCGTCGTGGCTGGCTATGGCTGCCTCCGTTGTGGCATTCACCATCATTGGGTTATTCGTTACTGCGTTCGCCCGACGGTTTATAGGAACTGGGTCGCTCTACTCCTATATTCGGCACGTGTTTGGCTCGTGGAGCCCGCTCGTCATCGCGGCGGCGATGGTCCCAGGTTACATCGTTGTAGTCATGGTCCTAGTCGTCTCACTGGGTCTCTATGTCGGAAGTTTCCTCATGTCCGTGGGCGTTTCTAGCGCAGCAGGACCAGAGATACAACTGGTAATTTACGTCTTAGCGGCGCTGATAGCTATGGGGATCGCCTATCGAGGATTGGACGTATCAGTCCGTTCCAGCGTCATCCTCACGGTCGTTTCTGTGCCCGTTATGTTGGTCATTACCGTGGCAACGGCATTCGGCGGAAATGTTGACCTGGCGAGCCAGCTTAGTCTCAGCGACTTCACCTTCAACAGTTTCCTGCAAGGTCTAGCAATAGGCTCGACGTTCTTCATCGGTTTCGAAAGCAGCGCGGCCCTTGGCGCAGAAACCAGAAACCCTACCCGCGCGATTCCTCGGGCAATCATGGTGATCCCCGTCGTCCTCGGTATGGCCTTCCTTGCTGCCACAGTTATCCAGGTGCCGACTCTTGTCGATTCTGCTGACCAGCTTGCCCTTGGTGTCTCACCGAATGCGGTGCTTGCTGAAGCAGCAGGGGTAGGTTTTCTATCGAACATCAGCGACCTGGTTCTGGCTGCTGCCGTCTTTGCCAGCCTGATTGGATTCTTCAACTACGGGTCGCGAGTCGTTGTCAGCGCGGCTTCTGACGGCCTCCTGCCTTCTGCCTTAACCAAAGTCAGCAAGCGTTACAAGAGTCCGCTGGCAGCCATTGCCTTCCTTGGAGTTCCCTCGCTCGTTGGCCCCCCTGTAATGCTCTGGCTGACATCATCCACCCCCCTGGAAATTTACGGATACATTGCCACCCTGTTGGTCTACTTCTGGGTAATTCCATACTTCCTCATCTGCATCGGCGGTGCGGTGTTGCTAAATCGCCTCAGTCCGCGGAAATCGGTTCTGGTAAACATAGGCGCTGCTCTGGCGTCGGCAACTGTTCTGTGGCTCTATGTAAACGGAATCTTGTACCCAGCGCCGGGGCCCCTGAGCGCATTACCCTATGTAATGATCGGAACAGTCGCGGTGTTCCTCGTCGGCTTTGTGGCATCTGTCCGCAGCAAAAGAAGGACCTCGATTTCCGCCTAG